Part of the Acidobacteriota bacterium genome is shown below.
TTCACGGCCTCGTCGAAGTCCTTGCGGGCCAGCGCGGCCTTCATCCCCTCGACGGCCTTCTGGATCTCCTTTTCCACCTCCCGGAGAGCCCGATAGGAGGTGCGCTTCCGCAGCTTGACCCACGCTCCCGCTTCATCGATGACGTCGATCGCCTTGTCGGGAAGGAAGCGGTCGTTGATGTAGCGGTTGGACTGGTAGACCGCTGCGCGGATCGCCTCGTCGTCGTACTTGACGCCGTGGAAGTGCTCGTACCGCTCCTTGATCCCGTGGAGGACCTCGATCGTCTCCTCTTCGGTGGGCGGATGGATCTTGATCGGCTGGAAGCGGCGCACCAGCGCCCGGTCGCGTTCGATGTGCTTGTGGTAGTCGCGGGGGGTGGTGGCCCCGATGCACTGGACCTCCCCCCGGCTGAGCGTCGGCTTGAGGATGTTCGCCGCGTCGAGCGATCCCTCGGCCGAGCCGGCGCCGATGAGCGAGTGGATCTCGTCGATGAACAGGATCACGTCCTTCGCGGCGACGAGCTCCTGGATGATTCCCTTCAGCCGCTCCTCGAACTGCCCCCGATACTTCGTGCCCGCGACCACCAGCGACAGGTCGAGGGCCAGGATCCTCTTCCCGCTCAGCGATGGGGGCACGTCGCCGTCGACGATCCGTTTCGCGAGACCCTCCACGATCGCCGTCTTGCCGACCCCGGGCTCCCCCAGGAGCACCGGATTGTTCTTGCGGCGCCGCGAGAGGACCTGGATCACGCGCTCGAGCTCGACCTCGCGGCCGATCAGCGGGTCGTAGCCGCCTTCCGCGGCGATCTTCGTCATTTCCCGGCTGAACTCGTCCAGGAACGGCGTTTCCTTCTTCTTCTTGCCGTTCTTGGGCGCCGAGACCGCCTTTCGCTTGGCGAGGTTGATGATGTCCTCGCGGACCGTGTACAGGCGCATTCCACGCTCGCCGAGCAGGCGCCCGGCGGGAGCGTCGTCGACCCGGATCAGGCCCAGCAGCAGGTGCTCCACGTCCACCGTGGGCGACATGATCCCCCGCGCCTCCTCCTGGGCGCATTCGAGGACCCGCTTCGCCTCGTCGCTGAACGGGATGTCCACGCCCCGCGAGACCTGCATGATGCCGCTCTGCCGGCTTTCCATCTCGGTCCGCAGGAGGTCCACCGAGATGTTGCTCCGGTGGAACAGCTCGCGGACCAGTGGATCGTCCTCGCGGAGCAGCCCGATCAAGATGTGCTCGGTGCCGATCACCGGGGCGCCGCGCTGGGTCGCCTCGTACCGGGCGAGGAACAGGACGCGCTTGGCCTTCTCGGTGAACTGCTCGATCATCGTTTCATCGCCTCGCGGTCCAACTCGCCGGCGCCGTTCCGCCGGGGTGGTCCGAGCCGCCCCTCTTCCATTTGTAGAACACGATGGCAGCGGCGCGCCAGTCGGTCGCTGTGCGTCGCAATGACGAGAGCGAAACCGTGCCGCTCCTGCAGCCGGCCGATGACCTCCACCACCTGCTCGCCGGTGTGCGGATCCAGGTTTCCCGTCGGCTCGTCCGCCAGGACGAGCGACGGCCCGTTGACGAGGGCCCGCGCCACCGCCACCCGCTGCTGCTCGCCGCCCGAGAGTTCGTCCGGGTAGTGATCCGCTCGGCCGCCCAACCCCAGCTCTTCCAGCAGCTCCCGCGCCCGCTCCAGGGCGAAGCGCTTCCTCCGGCCAGCGATGAGCGCCG
Proteins encoded:
- a CDS encoding ABC transporter ATP-binding protein, with the protein product MTERPPIVEARGLRKEYRRSVAGGVERIRVLAGADLVVSAGEAVAVQGQSGVGKTTLLNILGGLARPDGGTLLFRGRPLPDGPAARARWRRREVGFIFQFHGLLAEFTATENVALAALIAGRRKRFALERARELLEELGLGGRADHYPDELSGGEQQRVAVARALVNGPSLVLADEPTGNLDPHTGEQVVEVIGRLQERHGFALVIATHSDRLARRCHRVLQMEEGRLGPPRRNGAGELDREAMKR
- a CDS encoding ATP-dependent Clp protease ATP-binding subunit, with the protein product MIEQFTEKAKRVLFLARYEATQRGAPVIGTEHILIGLLREDDPLVRELFHRSNISVDLLRTEMESRQSGIMQVSRGVDIPFSDEAKRVLECAQEEARGIMSPTVDVEHLLLGLIRVDDAPAGRLLGERGMRLYTVREDIINLAKRKAVSAPKNGKKKKETPFLDEFSREMTKIAAEGGYDPLIGREVELERVIQVLSRRRKNNPVLLGEPGVGKTAIVEGLAKRIVDGDVPPSLSGKRILALDLSLVVAGTKYRGQFEERLKGIIQELVAAKDVILFIDEIHSLIGAGSAEGSLDAANILKPTLSRGEVQCIGATTPRDYHKHIERDRALVRRFQPIKIHPPTEEETIEVLHGIKERYEHFHGVKYDDEAIRAAVYQSNRYINDRFLPDKAIDVIDEAGAWVKLRKRTSYRALREVEKEIQKAVEGMKAALARKDFDEAVKWHDKEVALRERADELRREAEREARTIIRVERSDVEEVIAKWTGIPVTRVAEKEVERLLRMEEHLHRRVVGQHEAISALARAIRRSRAGLKNPRRPVGSFVFLGPTGVGKTELAKSLAEFLFGDERSMIRFDMSEYMEKHAVAKMIGSPPGYVGHEEGGQLTERIKRHPYSVVLLDEIEKAHPDVLNILLQVLDDGQITDAYGDTVDFKHAIIIMTSNIGSAALVNKARLGFAAERDVAEGRRARRETVFAELKKTLPPEFINRVDEIIVFDPLSDEELLEITKMMVAQLNETLADKGIRLVPREEVYRWIVETTCKDRSYGARPLRRAIQRYFEDAISERVIQGDLTGAGDIEVSVGDDDTLEFRNVMAPA